From Sphingomonas hengshuiensis, one genomic window encodes:
- a CDS encoding DUF7002 family protein, whose amino-acid sequence MTESELVQRYPRLYHMAHDGAWEAIHSHGLKSAAALLDSYGVVDPRRHLLGSCRRPESVPLNADGLPLAVLRDQKPMHDDALAKCLQDGLTPQQWYELLNSRTFFWLSKSRIWRLLGAKAYRGVTQTVLTLDTASLVAKHKERIWLSPINSGSTLFKPQPRGLATFKRIADFPFAERAKSRALENNVVELVVDHSVPDVADFVLAVHSVRNDQILEQIWQAPHAGAGDHP is encoded by the coding sequence ATGACCGAAAGCGAATTGGTTCAGCGCTATCCGCGTCTCTACCATATGGCGCATGACGGCGCCTGGGAGGCGATCCACAGCCACGGCCTGAAAAGTGCGGCTGCCTTGCTCGATTCTTATGGCGTCGTGGATCCGCGCCGGCATTTGCTCGGCTCATGCCGGCGGCCGGAATCGGTACCGCTTAACGCCGACGGCCTGCCGCTGGCGGTGCTGCGCGATCAAAAGCCAATGCATGACGATGCACTGGCGAAATGCCTGCAGGACGGTCTGACGCCACAGCAATGGTATGAATTGCTGAATTCGCGGACCTTTTTCTGGCTATCGAAGAGCCGGATCTGGCGGCTGCTCGGCGCAAAGGCGTATCGCGGCGTCACCCAAACCGTCTTGACGCTCGATACGGCTAGCCTGGTTGCCAAGCACAAGGAGCGGATCTGGCTCAGCCCGATCAATAGCGGCTCGACCCTGTTCAAGCCGCAGCCCCGCGGCCTCGCTACGTTCAAACGGATCGCGGACTTTCCGTTTGCCGAGCGTGCCAAGTCACGCGCGCTTGAAAATAATGTCGTCGAGCTGGTTGTGGATCATTCGGTTCCTGACGTCGCCGATTTCGTGCTCGCAGTACATTCGGTGCGTAACGATCAGATTCTCGAGCAAATCTGGCAAGCGCCGCATGCCGGCGCCGGCGATCACCCTTGA
- a CDS encoding adenylosuccinate synthetase codes for MRLLIVLSGPVAVGKTSFGSALLKIAGATRVSTRTFIQQRLGTSDDRGALQAAGDQLDAQTNGRWVTDAVAAAGTGAPADQILLLDSARIPEQVEALRSRWPGQVFHIHLHAEDATLERRYLGRPAHLKEFPTYDEVKRNKTEASVGALQALADLVLDTDFVAPDTLAITAMEWFEGDGPRSREALVDVIVGGQYGSEGKGNVCAHLAKHYGVLMRIGGPNAGHLVKEPEYKYVQLPSGTGSNKHAKILIGAGSTLWLPQLLREIMDQGLTPERLSIDPQAMVIDDEDRRLESSALQSISSTKQGVGAASARKIANRGDTPMFGPAVQLARDVGQLQDFIRDVRAELDRHFASRTRVLLEGTQGTLLSLHHGFWPSVTSRETSAAGCLSDAGISPRRVRKIIMVVRTYPIRVGGTSGWMGRNISMAELAERSGISVGEFRKVEKGTISGVERRIAEFDWAQIRRSAELNGATDIAITFADYLGIENREATSFETLNPSAQDFIRRLERVAGTPVTLISKAFALDGVIERGF; via the coding sequence ATGCGCTTGTTGATCGTGCTTTCCGGCCCGGTTGCGGTCGGCAAAACCTCGTTCGGCAGTGCGCTGTTGAAGATTGCCGGCGCAACGCGCGTGTCGACGCGCACCTTCATCCAGCAGCGTCTGGGGACATCCGACGATCGCGGCGCACTGCAGGCGGCCGGTGATCAGCTGGATGCGCAGACCAACGGCAGGTGGGTGACCGACGCCGTCGCGGCGGCCGGAACCGGCGCACCAGCCGACCAGATACTGCTTCTCGATTCGGCGAGGATCCCGGAACAGGTGGAAGCGCTGCGCAGCCGGTGGCCCGGTCAGGTCTTTCATATTCACCTGCATGCCGAGGATGCGACGCTCGAGCGGCGCTATCTCGGCCGCCCCGCGCATCTCAAGGAGTTCCCGACCTACGACGAAGTCAAGCGCAACAAGACCGAGGCGAGCGTCGGTGCGCTGCAAGCCCTGGCAGACTTGGTGCTCGACACCGATTTTGTCGCGCCCGACACCCTGGCGATCACCGCGATGGAGTGGTTCGAAGGCGACGGCCCGCGCAGCCGCGAGGCGTTGGTCGATGTGATCGTCGGCGGTCAATATGGTAGCGAGGGCAAGGGCAATGTCTGCGCCCATCTTGCCAAACATTATGGGGTGCTGATGCGGATCGGCGGCCCCAATGCCGGTCATCTCGTCAAGGAGCCCGAATATAAATATGTCCAGCTGCCATCGGGAACCGGTTCGAACAAGCATGCCAAGATCCTGATCGGAGCAGGGTCGACGCTATGGCTACCGCAACTGCTGCGCGAGATCATGGATCAGGGACTGACCCCGGAGCGCCTGTCGATCGACCCGCAGGCGATGGTCATCGATGACGAGGATCGCCGCCTAGAGTCCAGTGCGCTTCAGTCGATTTCGTCTACCAAGCAAGGCGTCGGCGCCGCTTCGGCACGAAAAATCGCCAATCGCGGCGATACGCCAATGTTTGGTCCGGCGGTACAGCTGGCGCGCGACGTCGGACAGCTGCAGGACTTCATCCGTGACGTGCGCGCCGAGCTGGATCGGCACTTTGCCAGCCGCACGCGCGTGCTGCTTGAAGGAACCCAGGGCACGCTGCTCAGTCTCCATCACGGCTTCTGGCCAAGCGTGACATCGCGCGAGACGTCCGCGGCCGGCTGTTTGTCGGACGCCGGCATATCGCCGCGTCGCGTGCGCAAGATCATCATGGTGGTCAGAACCTATCCGATCCGGGTCGGCGGCACGTCCGGGTGGATGGGGCGCAATATCAGCATGGCCGAACTTGCCGAGCGGTCGGGCATTTCCGTCGGGGAATTTCGTAAGGTCGAAAAAGGGACGATCTCGGGCGTCGAGCGGCGGATAGCGGAATTCGACTGGGCGCAAATCCGCCGCTCGGCCGAGCTCAATGGCGCGACCGACATTGCGATCACCTTCGCAGACTATCTCGGTATCGAGAACCGCGAGGCCACCAGCTTTGAGACATTGAATCCAAGCGCGCAGGACTTCATTAGGCGGCTCGAACGGGTCGCGGGTACGCCCGTGACGCTTATTTCCAAGGCATTTGCGCTGGACGGCGTGATCGAACGAGGCTTCTGA
- a CDS encoding HEPN domain-containing protein, which yields MRVDLDHLPDVQQAELARVRDTLMAEFAQAISTSTQPWKKNGKILKIILFGSYARDDWVDEPDNGYQSDFDLLVIVSHEDLTDIAAYWYIAEDKILHDRAVLRPVNIIVHTLNEVNQALHRGEYFWVDIVRDGVVLYELPQHALAAPKPLTAADALMMAQKYFDHWYPDIADLLSGAEHYLSIGNRNLAAFTLHQATERAYACFLLVRTLYFPRSHNIKFLRSLSEDKEPRLVDAWPRATRIDRRRFELLKRAYVEARYSPSYEIENEDLATLKASVSRLRDIVQVLSLEQLEILRSEANA from the coding sequence ATGCGCGTCGATCTCGATCACTTGCCCGATGTCCAGCAGGCTGAGCTTGCCCGCGTGCGCGACACGCTGATGGCCGAGTTCGCGCAGGCGATCTCGACCTCGACCCAGCCGTGGAAGAAGAACGGCAAGATCCTCAAGATCATCCTGTTCGGCAGCTACGCGCGTGACGACTGGGTCGATGAGCCGGACAATGGCTATCAGTCCGATTTCGACCTGTTGGTGATCGTCAGCCACGAGGACCTCACCGATATCGCCGCCTACTGGTATATCGCCGAGGACAAGATCCTCCACGATCGCGCGGTGCTGCGTCCGGTCAACATCATCGTCCACACCCTGAATGAGGTGAATCAGGCGCTGCACCGCGGCGAGTATTTTTGGGTCGATATCGTCCGCGACGGCGTGGTGCTGTATGAGTTGCCGCAGCATGCGCTGGCGGCGCCGAAGCCGCTGACGGCGGCGGATGCATTAATGATGGCGCAGAAATATTTCGACCATTGGTATCCTGACATCGCTGATCTCCTCTCAGGTGCGGAGCACTATCTGAGCATCGGAAACAGGAATCTCGCCGCCTTTACGCTGCACCAAGCGACGGAGCGTGCCTACGCGTGCTTCCTGTTGGTACGGACGCTCTACTTCCCACGGTCGCACAACATCAAATTCCTGCGGTCCTTGTCAGAGGACAAGGAGCCGCGCTTGGTCGATGCATGGCCGCGTGCGACTCGTATTGATCGGCGCCGTTTCGAACTGTTGAAGCGAGCCTATGTCGAGGCGCGCTATTCGCCCAGCTATGAGATCGAGAACGAGGATCTCGCGACGCTAAAGGCATCGGTGAGCCGGCTGCGTGATATCGTGCAAGTGTTGAGCCTCGAGCAGTTGGAAATCCTGCGTTCGGAAGCAAACGCCTGA
- a CDS encoding sigma factor-like helix-turn-helix DNA-binding protein encodes MNRELRRLRLAIDAMPDPEWRVFCRARYCDLDYFQIAVELDIAVSEVERLLASAMLHLMQFRE; translated from the coding sequence ATGAACCGCGAACTTAGAAGGTTGCGCCTTGCGATAGACGCCATGCCCGACCCTGAATGGCGGGTATTTTGTCGCGCACGCTACTGCGACCTCGACTATTTCCAGATCGCGGTCGAGCTCGACATCGCCGTGTCCGAGGTCGAGCGCCTTCTCGCCTCCGCGATGCTGCATCTCATGCAATTTCGGGAATGA
- a CDS encoding IS110 family RNA-guided transposase, with amino-acid sequence MEIATIGLDIAKHVFQVHAVDAAGTVVLRKRYSRAQLVRLFEEIPPCLVGIEACGTAHYWGRHLQSLGHDVRLMPAHYVKPYVKRGKNDAADAEGICEAVTRPTMRFVPIKAPDTQALALMHRLRTQFVGQRTAMLNALRAGMAEFGIVTNQGLGGATEILRIASAGDDRLPELIREPYRLLADAIRAVEARLVTLDHQIAASTQFDDTCKRLSTIPGVGPVTSTTIIALAGDVSRFPTGRDFAAWLGLTPRQNSTGGKARLGRITKAGDQTLRTLLVLGAFSVIKRARVAPEKASPWLMALMERRPPLVAAVALANKMARIIWAILTRGGSFRAPARTS; translated from the coding sequence ATGGAGATCGCAACGATCGGTTTGGATATCGCGAAGCACGTGTTCCAAGTGCACGCGGTGGATGCGGCGGGCACGGTAGTGCTCCGCAAGCGCTATTCTCGAGCGCAGCTCGTTCGGCTATTCGAAGAGATCCCGCCATGCCTCGTTGGGATCGAAGCGTGCGGCACGGCGCATTACTGGGGTCGCCATCTCCAGTCGCTCGGCCACGATGTTCGCCTCATGCCGGCGCACTACGTGAAGCCCTATGTGAAGCGCGGCAAGAACGATGCGGCCGACGCGGAGGGTATCTGCGAAGCGGTGACCAGACCGACCATGCGCTTTGTGCCGATCAAGGCGCCGGACACACAGGCGCTGGCCTTGATGCATCGGCTGCGGACCCAGTTTGTCGGTCAGCGCACCGCCATGTTGAACGCCCTTCGCGCCGGGATGGCCGAGTTTGGCATTGTGACCAACCAGGGGCTTGGCGGCGCGACCGAGATTCTGCGCATCGCGAGCGCGGGCGACGATCGCCTCCCGGAGTTGATCCGCGAGCCCTATCGATTGCTCGCTGATGCTATTCGAGCGGTGGAAGCCCGGTTGGTGACCCTCGATCACCAGATCGCGGCCAGCACGCAGTTCGACGATACCTGCAAGCGGCTGAGTACGATTCCGGGCGTGGGACCGGTGACCTCGACAACGATCATTGCGCTTGCCGGGGATGTTTCTAGATTTCCAACGGGCCGCGACTTCGCAGCCTGGCTTGGCCTGACACCGCGCCAGAACTCGACCGGCGGCAAGGCCCGGCTCGGGCGAATCACCAAGGCGGGTGATCAGACCCTGCGAACGCTGTTGGTGCTTGGTGCCTTCTCGGTAATCAAGCGCGCCCGCGTCGCGCCAGAGAAGGCCTCGCCCTGGTTGATGGCGCTGATGGAACGTCGGCCACCGCTGGTCGCGGCCGTCGCGCTGGCGAACAAGATGGCGCGGATCATCTGGGCGATCCTCACGCGCGGCGGCAGTTTTCGCGCGCCGGCGAGGACATCATGA
- a CDS encoding DUF2493 domain-containing protein, producing MDDFHDRAGEGGSQFAHLLEELELFGRRPFDDDLDPRPLPEGRLIEAAAADTFDAMGASLADTRLEPELEELLWGFTNVFHRATERADRQLDSNELAQKRLQREQDGSEVKSVELETLIAEGRSMIERRDAMEAYREAFAEQFRHYFRKPWLPKSGSMLNRAAMTAAVIESREFVNDRRWTDAKLLLPPGERIYVSGGTDYMDHRTIWQVLDKVHSRHPAMVLIHGGASKGAEHIASLWAGERKIPQVPFKPDFVKHNRASAPFKRNDRVIACMPRGIIIFPGGGIQDNLFDKARSAGIAIIDRRQR from the coding sequence ATGGACGATTTTCACGACAGGGCGGGCGAGGGCGGATCGCAGTTCGCCCATTTGCTGGAGGAACTGGAACTGTTCGGCCGACGGCCATTCGACGATGATCTCGATCCGAGGCCACTGCCCGAGGGGCGCCTGATCGAGGCAGCGGCAGCCGACACCTTCGACGCGATGGGCGCCAGCCTCGCCGATACCCGCCTCGAGCCCGAACTCGAGGAACTCCTCTGGGGGTTCACCAATGTCTTTCACCGCGCGACCGAGCGGGCCGACCGGCAGCTGGATAGCAACGAGCTGGCGCAGAAGCGCCTCCAGCGCGAGCAGGACGGGTCCGAGGTCAAGTCGGTCGAACTCGAAACGCTGATCGCCGAGGGCAGGAGCATGATCGAGCGCCGCGACGCGATGGAAGCGTATCGCGAAGCATTCGCCGAGCAGTTTCGCCACTATTTCCGCAAACCCTGGCTGCCCAAGAGCGGCTCGATGCTCAACCGCGCTGCGATGACCGCGGCGGTGATCGAAAGCCGCGAATTCGTGAACGATCGGCGCTGGACCGATGCAAAGCTCCTCCTACCACCCGGCGAGCGCATTTATGTCAGCGGTGGCACCGATTACATGGATCATCGCACGATCTGGCAGGTGCTCGACAAGGTCCATAGCCGCCACCCGGCGATGGTCCTGATCCACGGCGGGGCCAGCAAAGGCGCCGAGCATATCGCTTCGCTCTGGGCAGGCGAGCGCAAGATCCCGCAGGTGCCGTTCAAGCCCGACTTCGTGAAGCACAATCGGGCATCCGCTCCGTTCAAGCGCAACGACCGCGTGATTGCCTGCATGCCGCGTGGCATCATCATCTTCCCGGGCGGTGGCATTCAGGACAATTTGTTCGACAAGGCGCGCAGCGCCGGCATCGCGATCATCGACCGCAGGCAGCGATGA
- a CDS encoding DUF7146 domain-containing protein, producing MEHPASAIARDLAGQAERLCRRYLSNGRREGNYWQVGDVRNTPGRSLYVRLRDSPDGTGRAGKWTDAESGEHGDLLDIIRASTLTGTLGEALAEARRFLSLPESSVSASMKVARDASACSPGAARRLMAMCKSIAGTQVETYLRGRGIAPLPGLDALHFHPRCWYRRSIDDRGDVPCAMPAMIAAVTDIAGNVTGAHRTWLTPDGSGKAPVAYPRRAMGHLLGNGVRFGIAAPVMAAGEGIESTLSLYAAVPTLPAIAALSSAHLAALEFPPMLRRLYVARERDPAGRKAFAALASRARKCGVYVRPLDSELGDLNADLGAFGLEAVRTRLLAQILPEDRP from the coding sequence ATGGAGCATCCTGCAAGCGCGATCGCGCGCGACCTGGCGGGGCAAGCCGAAAGACTGTGCCGGCGCTATCTTTCCAACGGCCGCCGCGAAGGCAATTACTGGCAGGTCGGCGATGTTCGCAACACGCCGGGTCGCAGCCTCTATGTGCGCCTCCGTGACAGTCCCGACGGAACCGGCCGGGCGGGCAAATGGACTGACGCGGAGTCGGGCGAACATGGCGACCTGCTCGACATCATCCGCGCATCGACGCTGACCGGAACGCTGGGGGAAGCTCTTGCCGAGGCGCGGCGCTTTCTCAGCCTGCCCGAATCTTCCGTTTCCGCCAGCATGAAGGTGGCCCGCGACGCTTCGGCGTGTTCGCCTGGAGCAGCGCGGCGTCTGATGGCGATGTGCAAGTCCATCGCCGGCACGCAGGTCGAAACCTATCTGCGCGGCCGCGGCATTGCGCCATTGCCCGGCCTGGACGCTCTGCATTTCCACCCACGCTGCTGGTATCGTCGTTCGATCGACGACCGCGGCGATGTTCCGTGCGCCATGCCGGCGATGATCGCTGCGGTGACCGATATCGCGGGCAACGTGACCGGTGCGCATCGCACCTGGTTGACCCCGGACGGATCGGGCAAGGCGCCTGTCGCCTATCCGCGACGAGCGATGGGCCATCTCCTCGGCAATGGCGTCCGCTTCGGGATCGCCGCCCCGGTCATGGCTGCCGGCGAGGGTATCGAATCGACCTTATCGCTTTACGCCGCGGTCCCGACGCTGCCGGCGATCGCGGCACTGTCATCGGCGCATCTCGCTGCCCTGGAATTTCCGCCCATGCTTCGGCGGCTCTATGTTGCCCGCGAGCGCGATCCCGCCGGTCGCAAGGCGTTCGCCGCGCTGGCAAGCCGCGCCCGAAAGTGCGGAGTCTATGTTCGCCCCCTCGATTCCGAACTGGGTGACCTCAACGCGGATCTTGGCGCGTTCGGTCTGGAAGCGGTGCGCACGCGGCTCCTCGCACAGATATTGCCCGAAGATCGTCCCTGA
- a CDS encoding DUF6117 family protein, which produces MAIPDTYRTNFDTLLRAAADGNLALLECADAASGEPRYVLCAVGFDGSAYCTTPFGHLADGDPFALYRPPEDTA; this is translated from the coding sequence ATGGCTATCCCAGACACATATCGCACCAATTTCGACACGCTGTTGCGGGCTGCCGCGGACGGCAATCTTGCCCTCCTCGAATGCGCCGACGCCGCATCCGGCGAACCTCGGTACGTCCTGTGTGCCGTCGGCTTTGACGGCTCGGCCTATTGCACGACGCCGTTCGGGCATCTTGCCGACGGCGATCCTTTCGCGCTCTACCGGCCGCCCGAGGACACGGCGTAA
- a CDS encoding ParB/RepB/Spo0J family partition protein yields the protein MAKAQPKIVLAPAQGIPFNLLVLSQSNVRRVKNGVTIEDLAGDIERRGLLQGLSVRPLLDAEGQYTGTFHVPAGGRRYRALEILIKRKRLAADAVIPCVVKPADGDVSAEEDSYAENAFREALHPLDEFRAMQSLVDQGGGIEDVAARFHVTPAVVRQRLKLACVSPALHEVYAADGMTLEQLMAFTVCDDPVRQERVWELVQGHHNQSAHFIRARLNETTVPAGDPRALFVGIDTYLAGGGCVVRDLFEEDRGGWLQDAALLDQLVLEKLGAEADRIRAEGWKWVEAAIDLPYGYHHGLRPIEATHTPPTEADLAEVATLQAEAEALEAAWSGADEIPDEIDARVNALDEHIAELAGGTWTYDPAEMAMAGVFVTIERNGEFLVDPGWVRPEDEPVVETEHHEEGEGGQRDDAVDNGDPQLRPEPQSDGDEPQTGDEEEGLKPLPDRLLSELTAERTLALQDAIAGNPQVAFAAVLHNFVLACLYHGRTESCLTVSLTRVGFGFQPTGMKDSPAAIAIEARHALWKERLPQSDRDLWDALQLLDAAEQAELFAHCAAYSVNALYEVAPNYDNGRISAHIVERRLVHSHVLARAAGLDMVACGWKPTADNFFGKVTKARILDAVREGKGGETAALIDHLKKPDMAREAERLMDGAGWLPEPLRTPELPARAELLDATAAVELPAFLAMPDASGDEEPMAIAAQ from the coding sequence ATGGCGAAAGCCCAACCCAAGATCGTCCTCGCGCCCGCGCAGGGGATTCCCTTCAACCTCCTGGTCCTGTCCCAGTCGAACGTGCGCCGCGTGAAGAACGGCGTCACGATCGAGGACCTGGCCGGCGACATCGAACGCCGCGGGCTGCTCCAGGGCCTCAGCGTCCGGCCGCTGCTCGACGCCGAGGGCCAGTATACCGGCACGTTCCACGTGCCCGCCGGAGGTCGGCGCTACCGCGCGCTCGAGATCCTCATCAAGCGCAAGCGTCTCGCCGCCGACGCGGTCATCCCCTGCGTGGTCAAGCCCGCCGACGGCGATGTCTCGGCCGAGGAGGACAGCTATGCCGAGAATGCGTTCCGCGAGGCGCTTCATCCGCTCGACGAATTCCGCGCCATGCAGAGCCTTGTCGACCAGGGCGGTGGGATCGAGGATGTCGCGGCGCGGTTCCACGTCACACCCGCAGTCGTGCGGCAGCGGCTCAAGCTCGCTTGCGTGTCGCCCGCGTTGCACGAAGTCTATGCCGCCGACGGCATGACCCTCGAGCAACTGATGGCGTTCACCGTTTGCGATGACCCTGTTCGCCAGGAGCGGGTTTGGGAGCTGGTCCAGGGTCATCACAACCAGTCGGCGCATTTCATCCGTGCCCGCCTGAACGAGACCACGGTCCCCGCAGGCGATCCGCGAGCGCTGTTCGTTGGCATCGACACCTATCTCGCGGGCGGCGGTTGCGTGGTGCGCGACCTGTTCGAGGAGGACCGCGGCGGCTGGCTGCAGGATGCCGCACTGCTCGACCAGCTCGTGCTCGAGAAGCTCGGCGCCGAGGCCGACCGCATCCGCGCCGAAGGATGGAAGTGGGTCGAGGCGGCGATCGATCTGCCCTATGGCTATCACCACGGGCTGCGACCGATCGAGGCGACCCACACTCCGCCGACCGAGGCGGATTTGGCCGAAGTGGCCACGCTCCAGGCCGAGGCGGAAGCGCTCGAGGCCGCGTGGAGCGGTGCCGACGAGATCCCGGATGAAATCGATGCGCGGGTGAACGCGCTCGACGAGCATATTGCCGAGCTCGCTGGCGGCACCTGGACCTACGACCCCGCCGAGATGGCGATGGCGGGCGTGTTCGTCACGATCGAGCGGAACGGCGAATTCCTGGTCGATCCCGGCTGGGTTCGACCCGAGGACGAGCCGGTCGTCGAGACCGAACATCACGAGGAAGGCGAGGGCGGGCAGCGGGATGACGCGGTCGATAACGGTGACCCTCAGCTCAGGCCTGAACCCCAATCCGATGGGGACGAGCCGCAGACCGGAGACGAGGAGGAGGGTCTGAAGCCGCTGCCCGACCGCCTCCTCTCCGAACTTACGGCCGAGCGTACCCTCGCGCTCCAGGACGCGATCGCCGGTAATCCTCAGGTCGCGTTCGCGGCGGTGCTGCACAATTTCGTGCTGGCTTGCCTTTATCATGGCCGCACTGAGAGCTGCCTCACGGTCAGCCTGACCAGGGTCGGGTTCGGCTTCCAGCCCACCGGCATGAAGGACAGTCCCGCCGCCATCGCGATCGAGGCCCGGCACGCCCTGTGGAAAGAGCGCTTGCCCCAATCCGATCGGGACCTCTGGGACGCGCTTCAGCTGCTCGACGCTGCCGAGCAGGCCGAGCTGTTCGCGCATTGCGCCGCTTATTCGGTGAACGCGCTCTACGAAGTGGCGCCCAACTACGACAATGGGCGCATCTCGGCGCACATAGTCGAACGGCGGCTCGTGCACAGCCACGTCCTTGCTCGCGCGGCCGGGCTCGACATGGTCGCCTGCGGCTGGAAGCCCACAGCCGACAATTTCTTCGGCAAGGTGACCAAGGCGCGCATTCTCGACGCGGTGAGGGAAGGCAAGGGCGGCGAGACCGCTGCGCTGATCGACCATCTGAAGAAGCCGGACATGGCCCGCGAGGCCGAACGGCTGATGGACGGCGCGGGCTGGCTGCCCGAGCCGCTGCGCACTCCCGAGCTGCCCGCCCGCGCCGAGCTGCTCGATGCCACGGCGGCGGTCGAGCTCCCTGCCTTCCTCGCCATGCCGGATGCGTCCGGGGACGAGGAGCCGATGGCGATCGCCGCCCAGTGA
- a CDS encoding sulfatase family protein, with translation MVDKLDRRGVLLAGSGGAFGLYSWAAGAQVAQGQPGKQDLRLKRKPGVKPKNILFVLTDDHRYDAMGFMKAQDFGDTPTLDRLAREGTHFRNAFVTTALCSPSRASILTGLYAHQHKVVDNNHPFPPELIFYPRYLQRAGYDTAFIGKWHMGNEGDAPQPGFDHWVSFKGQGTYLPSPNGLNVNGRQVPQKGYITDELTDYAIDWIRKRDRNKPWMMHLAHKAVHAEFLPAERHKGRYDNETFRYPENMKPGVPGRPMWVENQRNSWHGVDYAYHGTLDIADYYKRYMETLLAVDEGLARILDLLEQRGELDDTLIVYMGDNGFLFGEHGLIDKRNAYEESMRVPLLVRCPSLFKPGSTIESVVANIDIAPTLLAAAGLEAPDYMAGSDMLPLAQDPKAPWRSELLYEYYWERNFPQTPTVHALREDRYKYMHFHGIWDLDELYDIVADPHENDNLLARPGHEDLAERLSGKLFALLDETNGMQIPLSADAGERNELRNAAGSPQAGFPPSFFRTPQQGRKRG, from the coding sequence ATGGTCGACAAACTTGATCGGCGCGGCGTGCTGCTCGCAGGCAGCGGCGGCGCGTTCGGGCTCTATTCCTGGGCGGCCGGTGCGCAGGTCGCGCAGGGGCAGCCTGGGAAGCAGGACCTGCGGCTCAAGCGCAAGCCGGGCGTGAAGCCGAAGAACATCCTGTTCGTCCTTACCGACGATCATCGCTACGACGCGATGGGGTTCATGAAAGCCCAGGACTTTGGCGACACGCCGACCCTCGATCGGCTGGCGCGCGAGGGCACGCATTTCCGCAACGCGTTTGTGACGACGGCGCTCTGCTCGCCGTCACGCGCCTCGATCCTCACCGGCCTCTACGCGCATCAGCACAAGGTGGTGGACAACAACCATCCGTTCCCGCCCGAGCTGATCTTCTATCCCAGGTATCTGCAGCGCGCCGGGTACGACACGGCGTTCATCGGCAAATGGCATATGGGCAACGAAGGCGATGCCCCGCAACCCGGCTTCGACCATTGGGTGAGTTTCAAGGGACAGGGTACCTATCTGCCGAGCCCGAACGGACTCAACGTCAACGGCCGGCAGGTCCCGCAAAAGGGCTATATCACCGACGAGCTGACCGACTATGCGATCGACTGGATCCGCAAGCGCGATCGCAACAAGCCGTGGATGATGCATCTGGCGCACAAGGCTGTGCATGCCGAGTTCCTGCCGGCCGAGCGCCACAAGGGGCGCTACGACAACGAAACCTTCCGCTACCCCGAGAACATGAAGCCCGGGGTGCCGGGGCGCCCGATGTGGGTCGAGAACCAGCGCAACAGCTGGCACGGCGTGGATTATGCCTATCACGGCACGCTCGACATCGCCGACTATTACAAGCGCTACATGGAGACGCTGCTCGCCGTTGACGAAGGGTTGGCGCGGATCCTGGATTTGCTCGAACAGCGCGGTGAGCTCGACGACACGCTGATCGTCTATATGGGCGACAATGGCTTCCTGTTTGGCGAGCACGGACTGATCGACAAGCGCAACGCCTATGAGGAATCGATGCGCGTGCCGTTGCTGGTGCGCTGCCCCTCGCTGTTCAAACCGGGCAGCACGATCGAGTCCGTGGTCGCCAATATCGACATCGCGCCGACGCTGCTAGCTGCGGCGGGGCTCGAGGCGCCGGACTATATGGCCGGATCCGACATGCTGCCGCTGGCGCAGGATCCCAAGGCACCGTGGCGCAGCGAGCTGCTCTACGAATATTATTGGGAACGCAATTTCCCGCAGACGCCGACGGTGCACGCTCTGCGTGAGGACCGCTACAAATATATGCATTTCCACGGCATCTGGGATTTGGACGAGCTCTATGACATCGTCGCCGATCCGCACGAAAACGACAATCTGCTGGCGCGACCCGGCCATGAAGACCTGGCCGAACGCCTGAGCGGCAAATTGTTCGCGCTGCTGGACGAAACCAACGGCATGCAGATTCCGCTTAGCGCGGACGCGGGCGAGCGCAACGAGCTGCGCAACGCCGCCGGCAGCCCGCAGGCCGGCTTCCCGCCATCTTTCTTCCGGACCCCGCAACAAGGGCGAAAGAGGGGTTGA